TAGTTTCCCGTGTTACTCTAATCTTATTTGTGTTCTTACCTTACGTTTTTGAAGACTTGAACATGAAAATCATCAAATAACTTTTCTTGAGGAAAGAAAACGATTAAGATTGGGATAAAAACCAGAAATTACATCAGTAACTATACAACATTAAAATCACTAGCTGCAATACTAAAGTTTTGTTCAGTTACCGTTTGTATGTTAGGTATGTTTCAGACACATGGCACTTTGGTTGACTAATGAAAAACAAGAATGCACTTGTGATACATTTACAACACAGCCTATGTGATATTAAACCCACACCTTACCGTAAATCCACATTTTGGCCTAAACACCTAGTTGGCGAGTACCACATTTAGCAGTCAGTGTTCCAAAGTGTCACTAAGGCTTTTTCCAATCTGACAGGGCCTTCAGTAACTCTTCTAGACGGTTCCAAAATGGAGCCCTTGACTGAGCAAGGGCAAGTGTCACATTTGTCACCTTTGACCTAAAATGGCCAACTGTGAAGGAATGGgtggacagacagagaccagaTACTATGGACCCTTCCGTTCTTATGGGTCAAGAGTGTTAACCCCAGCACTCCAGTAGGTGACAGTCTGTCAGTCATTTTGCCGTACATTCTTTAAATGGGGGAGAGAGTCTGCCGTTGGTACTGGGTGAGCTCGGGGTGCCACACATCCACGATGAAGATGAGCCGGTAGCTGTCAGCGTCCTGCCACACCTCGTGCTCAAAGGAGTCATCAAAGATGAGCACTTTCCCCTCCTCCCAAGCCCTGGAAGAGAACAGCAGAGACCATAGCCTTTGTGTTAAAGCTAGAGTCCTTCATTGAAACAATAAAGTGCCACCACGGCTCTGtgttggtaaaaagctgagggatgggcctggagaaaatGTAACCACTGTCAAGTTTATAGACAGGGACTGACCATCTATGATATCATAATgattgtttaaccatgttttgaagctatatagtgtttgtttacacttACAtggtttacaaacattggaggtaaacaagcgtatattttgggttctgatgtggtacgacagttgaactaagctcacgaggcatttataagttctaATCTTCAAAAATCTATGGGTTTATATCCTTAATTAATGATTTGAAAAGTGGATGTAACAACTAAGAATTATAGCTTTAATGAAGCCACATGCATGAGTTTTTATTTAATGGCAGCTCGTCAAGTTCGTTTGGTATAAAGCTGAGAGGGTTGGGGCCggggaaatgtaaccactcaaattcgtagacagagctatggatgcaaggactgacagtCCACAAAATCGACATAACATATTTTTCAGCTACACTTGGTCTTGAGTGACAATCAAGTACAGAGCACTCAAATGTTCAGTCTTACACTGTACCAAGAACTAACAAGTGGGTGATGTTAGATGTAACAAGGGGATGACGTTGATGGCTGTGGAAGATGTTACCTGGTGTCGTTGGTGCACCTGATCTTGCAGCCTGTCTTTGGGATGACCAGGCCCAGGTGCATGCGCAGGCGACAATTCGTGGGCCCCGTGTGGGGCCAGACGTGAGTACCAGGCTGCATCACCGAGAACTTGATCTGGAACCCAGGGAGAaataggtagggagggagagagagagcgagagagagcgagagagagagcgagagagagacagagagagagcgagagagagagagagcgagagagagacagagagagagagagagagagagagaggcagtcatACACCCAGAGAAAGTGAACAGAGCTGAAATTAAATATGAATTATGTTTAAAAAATGGCCAggctgtctgtccatctgtctgatAGTTGGCATGTCAGTCACGTCTGTGGTGGGGTGACCTACCTGTCCTCTCTTGCAGCCTGTTGCCTCTGGGTAGCGTTCCAACAGGCCACAGGTCTTTGGAACACTGTGGCAGGACTCCCCTGCCTTTTTGCCTGCAAGGAACAGGAGAAGAGAAACAAGGAATTAGAGGCCAGGTTCAGACACCACTAAACCTTTACTTAGGATTATTTTCATTCAATTACATTTAGTGTATTTCTGACATAGGGACTTGCCAGGTGCTAGTTGTGAAGGGTTTGATTGGTTTACCTTGCTGCCAGAGTGTGAACTGGCCCCACTCCCCTTTTTCTCTGAGGTTCTCCTCTTCTGGAACAAAGAGGCCGGTGCTTTTATCTATCACTGACAGGGCCTCGTCTCGAATGGTCCTCCAGTTCCTCTCCAGGGTCTATGACATAGACACACATTAttcatattatattatattcataTTATTCATACTATGGTCAGTCCAAGCACAGCTTTACACCAGGTCAAAACTCAAATGAAGAAGAATTGACTATTTTAAGATGGGAGCCCTCCATGTTTGCCCACGCTGTCACAGAACAGATCAAAGGAAAAGAGAGGACGTGCTCCCTCTAGACATTATCGAACTCCGTGACTATCGGGGAGAAAAGACAACCAGATGAGACAAGTTGTCATCATCTACAGTACCTTGACTAGATCCATATAGCCAGTGTCCTTGGGCGTCCACCATGGCTGGGCTTTGAGACCGTCCACATTGTAGAGAGATCGCTGCCATACGGAGGCAAAGTGACCTCTCTGGTGCCCTCTCTCATACCACTTGTAGGCCTGGAAGAGGAGAAGACCATTGTGCTTGTAGTATTTCAAAACCAACACATTTGAACTCATATTATAAAGTTACATTTAAATACTCTGTTTTATCTTATTGTCAGAGGAAAAGTACTATCACGATAAGTCATACTGATATCATACTCTGTGAAGTTACTACATGTATGTTGCTGTGGAGTCAGTATTGGTGTTAAGCTTGGTGTCGGTGAGTTTGATCTTAACTCACACTGTCGTCTCCCATTCTTTGCAAGGCGTCTCCGAGGTGGAAGTAAAATCTGCCGTCGTCTGTGCCAGGGTCTCCTGATTCCAAACCATCCTGCAGTGCAGAGAGAGGGGTTTCAGTGCAAAGAGAGGGGTTTCAGTGCAGAGAGAGGGGTTTCAGTGCAGAGAGAGGGGTTTCAGTGCAGGGAGACGGGTTTCAGTGCAAAGAGAGGGGTTTCAGTGCACAGAGAGGGGTTTCAGTGCACAGAGAGGGGTTTCAGTGCACAGAGAGGGGTTTCAGTGCACAGAGAGGGATTTCAGTGCACAGAGAGGGATTTCAGTGCAGGGAGGCGGGTTTCAGTGCACAGAGAGGGATTTCAGTGCAGAGAGAGGGGTTTCAGTGCAGAGAGAGGGGTTTCAGTGCACAGAGAGGGGTTTCAGTGCACAGAGAGGGGTTTCAGTGCAGAGAGAGGGGTTTCAGTGCAGAAAGAGGGGTTTCAGTGCAGAGAGAGGGGTTTCAGTGCAGGGAGACGGGTTTCAGTGCAGAGAGAGGGGTTTCAGTGCAGAGAGAGGGGTTTCAGTGCAGAGAGAGGGGTTTCAGTGCAGAGAGAGGGGTTTCAGTGCAGAGAGACGGGTTTCAGTGCAGGGAGACGGGTTTCAGTGCAGGGAGACGGGTTTCAGTGCAGGGAGAGGGGTTTCAGTGCAGGGAGAGGGGTTTCAGTGCAGGGAGAGGGGTTTCAGTGCAGAGAGAGGGGTTTCAGTGCAGAGAGAGGGGTTTCAGTGCAGAGAGAGGGGTTTCAGTGCAGAGAGAGGGGTTTCAGTGCAGAGAGAGGGGTTTCAGTGCAGAGAGAGGGGTTTCAGTGCAGGGAGAGGGGTgtcagtgcagagagaggggtgtcagtgcagagagaggggTTTCAGTGCAGAGAGAGGGGTTTCAGTGCAGAGAGAGGGGTTTCAGTGCAGAGAGAGGGGTTTCAGTGCAGAGAGAGGGGTTTCAGTGCAGAGAGAGGGGTTTCAGTGCAGGGAGATGGGTTTCAGTGCAGGGAGACGGGTTTCAGTGCAGGGAGAGGGGTTTCAGTGCAGGGAGAGGGGTTTCAGTGCAGGGAGAGGGGTTTCAGTGCAGAGAGAGGGGTTTCAGTGCAGGGAGGCGGGTTTAAGTGCAGGGAGACGGGTTTCAGTGCAGAGAGAGTGGTTTCAGGATCAAAAGAGTGGTTTGAATCTGTGGGAGCATGATTGGTTACAGTACTTACCCTGAGGAATGGGATGCTCTCTGCTATCTTATTTTCTGATTTGAGGATGAAGCCGTAATGGACTTTAGCAAAGCCGTTACTTGGTGCAATGGCCAACACCTACCAGGGGACACATCATTTAGAAATCGTCAATTGTTAATCAAACATTCAATCGTGACACTCATTGACATTTCCCTGCTGAAAATGTCACGCTAGATACATTTCATTTACGTGTAATCTTGCAAATTACAATTCTGTTAGTAATGTGTTTACTGAAGCAGACCAGCTGAAGATGTGTTGCAAAGCAAAATCACGACATTTTCAACACATTATTTCCCAGAAAGAAAAGAATGCTTGGAAACCCCAAAGCAGTCAAGAATGGTGATGACTTGGACCACGGCTCACCTCCTCGTAGACCCTCTTGGCGCTCTTGTTGTCTCCGATGAGCAGGTGAGCCACGCCCAGATCGTTCTTCAGGGCCACGTCCTCAGGGAAGATCTGTACCAGCTTCTCCAACGTGGCTAAGGCACCCCTCATACGAcctacaccagagagagagagagagagagggagggagtcacAACACACTCTATGCACACAACCACAATCCCCAGTAATCTCAATTAGAGAAAGTATTTCAAAATACTGAATGAATTATATTAAATACTACATTAAATCGAAAAGACAACCACTACAACAACCACTTTACCAAATGACATTAATCGGAGTCGCGTAATGGTCTTCAAACTAAGTACACAAGAAAAATGTACGgtgtaatttgtgtgtgtgtgtgtaggcactCCAGCATGCTTGGCCCTGTAGGTTACCTAAGAACTGCTGACGTTCGGCCCGTTTCTTCAGTGTGGCCTTGATGAGGTCAGGCGTGGCGTTGGGCAGCTCTGACGCCTCCTTGTACGTGCTGAGGGCCTTCTGTAGCATGTCGTTGCTGCGCATCTTCTCTGCCAGGTCATCTTCGGCCTGAACATACATAATGGGCCCCAGAACATTTCAGGCGTTTTCCCTATTTTTACATGGGTGCAATTTTCACCCACTTTTTAGGATCATAGTAAACATTATTTAAGATTTGAAGTTTAGTTAAAGTGATAAACACACTTAGTGTTTAACTTGTTAAAGGGTTAATATTTGTTTAATCAGTTCAAAATAAACCAGGAGAATGGCATGCTACAGTATTTAGACTGTGGTTCTCACCAGGGCTTTCCCATAGCGACACCTTGGACTCTGGGGGTACTGCTGAACTAGAGTGTCAAAAGCCCGGACAGCCTCCTCCACTTTCCCCTGGGTGGTGAAACAAGACATGGGAAACAACAGATCAGCATTGATTCATCCATTTACTTTCAAGATAAGAGCATGTTAATTAAAAACATCACACAGTGTTATAAATAGGACAACATAAGACTACCTTTTTACGTAACTTCTCAGCCGCGTCAATTTCTGTCTTGATCGTTTTCTCAAATTTATTCAGGAGTTTAGGCTTCTTCTTTTTGGCTGAAACGAAGAACAGAAAGTCATAAAAGTGAGCTATTGGGTGTATCACTcaacatgtgtgtgtgggtgggtgcaaCCTCAGAAAATTACAATGTAGTCTCTCAATGAAATTGCAGACCAAACTGTAATCCCTCTTATTTTCAACTCTAAACGTACTTCCAGATGCGTCACTCATTGTGACTCAGTGGGTAGACATTTAAATGACTGTATTCAGAATGAAAAGCTAGACAGTTTCAGTGGCAGGGCTAGGTGGGACGACACGAATGCCAACTGAGGAGAATAAGTACAATACTACCGTGCTGGGGTGGCCAACCATCCTGGAGAGATTCTGAGTGTGAAGGCTTTTGCTCCATTTCTACACGTAAACACCTGATTCAGCCGATTAGtagaataagtaggtgtgtcagAGTAGGGCTGGAACAAAACCCTGCGACAGGCTAGCTCTCCAGCAGGGTTGGCCACCCCTTGCTAATCTAGAAAGCTCATGTTCACCATAGGAATCCATATCAAAAGAACACGTACCTTTGTATTTGAGCATATCCTCTGGTTGGTCCTCTGCATTGCCTGAAAGACATAATAAATGgtcattccatgtcatttcagcaagccatgacacccaccatctctgattgttctgaaatcgtctCTGTAGTTAGAAAccgataagattagcattcctgcaacattattttgttgaaatataatttgatctctgagaaattaagctaattgattgcacccaaattatACGATTCATGtaatattcaataaatctagTACATAACATCCAATTTGGACcaccacattttttaaataatgagtAAGACATAAGGATTCCAAAGAAATGGTCAAAAGCCACCAAACGCCCCATGTCAATCTTACCCCAACAACacgtatacagtatcagttctctatgtctgaCCAGAAGTATGGAGCTGTGGCTcagagtattgtttcttcatcttATGTGTCCTATGTGTTGTATTCTGATGAATTTGGGAATGTTTTTTTTCCCCTGCAGAGAAATTAGTAATTGAAGTGGTTAGGTTTATGTCCCATCCTACATCCTTACATTAtcaggttctgaccactagatggtgctgttcctgCTATTAGTTAAGTatttcttaaagtatgggtcaCAAACCACTTATGTTAACGGTTGGTTGCgaaatgtcagagtaaaaacaaaatattatatatacagtaccagtcaaaagtttggacacacctatttattcaagggtttgtctttattttttacattgtagaatgatagtgaagacatcaaaactatgaaataacacacatggaatcatgtagtaaccataaaaaagtgtcaaacaaaccaaaatatattttctatttgagattcttcgaagtagccaaactttgcctttatgacagctttgcacacgcttgacattctctcaaccagtttcaactggaatgcttttccaacagacttGAAGGAGTTCAGACATACgcagagcacttgttggctgcttttccttcactcttgaggtccaactcatcccaaaccatctcaactgggttgaggttgggtgattgtggaggccaggtcatctgatgcagcactccatcactcgccttcttggtcaaatagcccttacacagcctggaggtgtgttgggtcattgtcctgttgaaaaacaaatgatagtcccactaagcgcaagccagatgggatggcgtgtcgctgcagaatgttgcGGTAGACATGCTGGTAAAGTGTGCCTTGAGTTTAAAAAAAtatcactgacagtatcaccagcaaagcacctccacaccatcacacctcctcctccatacatcacggcggtgggaaccacacatgtggagatcatccgtttaactactctgcgtctcacaaaaacacggcggttggaaccaaaacctcaaatttgaactcatcagacaaagtggtttctttgcagcaattcgaccatgaaggcctgatacacacagtctcctctgaacagttgatgttgagatgtgtctgttatttgaactctgtgaagcaattattttggctgcaatttctgaggctggtaactctaatgaacttatcctctgcagcagaggtaactcggggtcttcctttcctgtggtggtcctcatgagagcccatttcctcatagcgcttgatggattttgcgactgcacttgaagaaactttcaaagttcttgacattttccgtattaactgatcttcatgtcttacagtaatgatgaactgtcgtttctctttgcttatttgagctgttcttgccataatatggacttggtcttttaccaaatagggctatcttctgtataccacccctacgttgtcacaacacaactgattgtctcaaaagcattaagaaggaaaggaattcccctttaacaaagttaacacctgttaattgaaatgcattccaggtgactacctcatgatgctggatgagataatgccaagagtgtgcaaagctatcatcaaggcaaagggtggctactttgaagaatctaaatctAAAGAATCTAAAtctttatttggttactacatgattccatatgtgttatttcatagttttgatgtcttcactattattctacaatgtagaaaataataccaaaaaaagaaaaaccctggaatgtatatagatatatattttttatgaactcagtcggggtcttaACTTACTGGttagagttagaatagtagaatacacaaggtgcaatttcgaaatttggttgtgcatcagtactttttctattgttatgtcagtcactgacagtcactcaatcagccatgtcagctaacaatgttTAGATTGGTCAGTTAGTCTAGCCAGTCATCTAAACAtgtagtaatcatggctgaaTACTGACCGAAAACGCAggcactctcactcagatatcattaacatggcatacaTCATGGAAAAATGTGCCTTACCTAACAGAAGaaacagcaccatctagtggtcagaatCGGGTCATAAACCTAACGACAAATTTCTCTGAatagaaaaaaaaaacatcaccaaattcactgagaatGCATTATATAGGATAAAGAAAAAATACTCAGAGCCGCacctccatactacttgtcagacatagagaactgatactcgttgttggggtgggattggtgtGGGATGTCGGAGGTCCGTGGGTGGATTTTGACAATTTCTTTGGAAATCTCGTCTTATTTATTATTAGAATTTTGGGGTCCAAATCAGATATCGGGTACTATTTTTATTGCATATTATATGAGTCCTATAATTTAAAATATGAGTCCTATAATCTACCTTCTTATTTATCATCACTCATCAACATTAGAATTATAATTCCTAAAACCAGGTCTCAACATGGATTACACTTGAGGCCCATGCGATTTCCACAGAGTTGGCTATGGCTGCCTTTTCCTGTTACGCTCCTTGCCtatggaatagcctgcagactaaacttaaacttgagactcttgtcccccttgcccattttaaaaatttattggaggatttttatttttgtaatgcTTGTAACTGTTTCAGGTAATGCAGGTTCTTGTGCTGCTAGGGGAATAACCTACGTGTAAATGTAATCTGTTGCtgtatttttttttgtgttatctgtgatggttttgtttgtcttgtgtagtttcttaatcattgtacctcaactgtatgtgtaaacatgtatacgcagggccTAGCTGTAAAAGAGACCGTGGTcccagtctgtgttccttgtAGAAATAaaggtatatattttttttaagtccaatttgggtgcaatcaattagcttaatttctcagagatcaaattatatttccacaaaataatgttgcaggaatgctaatctcaTCTGTTTTTAACTACtgaaacgatttcagaacaattGGAAATGGTGGGTGTcgaaatcctctttcttgtgctttttgaggtggaatgacCCAAAAGGGAAGAAAATGACAGCTAGAAGAATGCTATGAATGCTATCAACACACAGTAGCAGCGCAAATAACAAATATTAAATAAAGCTTTTCAGATTCATCAAACTAAAGCATGGTTGAAAAAACATTACACGATAAAGGAAGACACATTTGAGCCCCAAAAACACATCTGGCTTAAAAAGCATAATGACTTTCTGagaaaaaacaaaaggtttatATAAAAGATTGGATAGAGAATAAACTAGTGCTCGCCAATTCAGTAACAAAAATCATGACGTCAACAGCAGTAACACTCTGAAATACTAGAAACTTGAAATCGTAGAGGTCTGCTTTTTTCATGACTGTATGGATTGCTCATATTTTACAAATCTCACAGATTAAAATAAAAGTGACGTCTCACGCAACCAGGAATAAACTGAATAAAGAATTCATTTTAGGTTCTGACCTGAGCTTACATTTCAGAGCAGTGAAATGAGAAGAGTGGTTATGTCACAATTTACCAGGCAAATTGGATAAATACCATAGGCCAGGGATCTGTGGGGCTTTTCAAACTGCACCCCACTTTCTACCTTCAGAACAGTGTTTTCCCTACTGCTGTATAGGCAGGGTTACTCTCACCACAACATTGCCCTTGCAGTTAATAACCAGAAGAGGGTGCTGATGGGTCGTATATCAGTCAAGGCTTATTAGGAGAAACTGAGCGACTTTGATACCTAGTCTTGTAGTGTTACACACCACGTCTATTGAACATCGAGACAACTCCACGGTTAAGAGCCAACTCATTTGTGTCAATCAGTGACACAAATGCACTCTCAGCAGCCAATACCACAGTTTCCAAGCGCTTGAGTCACAAATCAAAGCAAGAACCACCCAAAAAGGAAGCCGGAACATTCTTAAAACCAAATGGCAAAACGCGCAAACTCACACAACCCTAGACATGCAGGTGAAGCCCTCCATAGAAATGACAGTCACATAAGTGGCCTTTGAGGTGGCCTTGAATGACTGGAAGCACTGGGAAACGCCAACAGGTGCTATAATTACATACACAGCTATATGTGACAGCTGCATTGAGCCGCCACCACGTCAAGCCTGCCTGTCAACAGCAGCTGTAGACGGCTGATCTGACGTATATAAGGCTACTCTACAAAATAGCCTGGTCTCCATCAGAGTACTATTAGAGTACCTAAAGTCCCATGTTATTTGACTGCCAACCCTAACGGATTTAACTGTTGGCATACGATGTGATTATGTCTGTTCAAATGTTTACTGTGAATAAAGCATAAATGTGTGTGTTGGTAAACCCACCTTCTGAATCTTCCTGTGTTGTTTCCTCCTCTACTGCCACTGGCTCCTCTGCAAGAAACCAACATGCACAGGCAGGTAGGTACAGCACAGTTAGGAAATCAACATTATTCAATACTGCCTTGTTTCAATGAGACACAGGCGCTCTAACTGAGAATGTTCCTTTAAAAAACAATGGTTTAAGACTATGGTACAAGACTTGTTATACTCCTAACCTTTCAGTTCTGGGACGGCTTCATCTTTCAGTTGTGGGACAGCTTCCAGGTCCGGAACAGATTCCACGTTAGCCTCCGGTTCTGGGACTGATTCAGCCTCTGCATTGTATTGCAATTGTAATCATACTAAAGATTTGATTTCAGTGCCATATAAGCATGTTTATATGGTACATGGTTAAGGAGGACTGATCTAAGATAACgcattggtttgtgtgtgtgtgtgtgtgtgtgtgtgtgtgtacagcacaCCTGCTTCCCGTGTCTCCTGGGAGCCTGGCCGGTCAGTAAATTGCTTTGACTCTTCTGCAAGACAAACAAATAAACACTTCATAAATACACTAACTAACTATTCACAGACCATTCAAAACGTCTAATAAACACACTGCAATAAGCTATGCTTACTGGTCAATGCAAGGTCACAGTTAACCAAGACCAGTTAACCAAGGAGAAGGCAGGGAAGGACAGAGTAAAAAACTATGTTTGGCCAATGAATAATGAAAACATACCGAATATCTCACCTTTCATGTTAATGGCATTGATTTCATCCTCTAAACAAATGTCATGCAAAACTGACTCATGTAAGTATGAATGTGCGTATGAGTTACAAACACAcattgtaatatatatatatatatatatatatatatatatatatatatatatatatatatatatatacacatacatacagttgaagtcagaagtttacatacaccttagccaaatacatttaaactctttaaactttttcacaattcctgacatttaatagtaaaaattccctgtcttaggtcagttaggatcaccactttattttaagaatgtagaatgtcagaataatagtagagagaatggtttctcagcttttatttctttcatcacattcccagtgggtcagaagtttacatacactcaattagaatttggtagcagagctggtgtaactgagtcaggtttgt
The window above is part of the Salvelinus namaycush isolate Seneca chromosome 7, SaNama_1.0, whole genome shotgun sequence genome. Proteins encoded here:
- the LOC120051019 gene encoding aspartyl/asparaginyl beta-hydroxylase-like isoform X1; translated protein: MEEPICEEAIFAEEIPEVKPTAVVNKNGVKAEAATASGGVASGGGGAASGGVASGGGGAASGFSGTKIFTWFMVLALLGVWSSVAVVWLDLVDYDNVIGKLSVYDADGDGDFDVEDAKVLLGVKERPVSLVQKEAKEESAVEEQTEPIVEEVIQTTEGTEEEEQLPPNPSQEQQALKLPANVISAAVHLPPISDDFVPDDSRDEATQPYEESKQFTDRPGSQETREAEAESVPEPEANVESVPDLEAVPQLKDEAVPELKEEPVAVEEETTQEDSEGNAEDQPEDMLKYKAKKKKPKLLNKFEKTIKTEIDAAEKLRKKGKVEEAVRAFDTLVQQYPQSPRCRYGKALAEDDLAEKMRSNDMLQKALSTYKEASELPNATPDLIKATLKKRAERQQFLGRMRGALATLEKLVQIFPEDVALKNDLGVAHLLIGDNKSAKRVYEEVLAIAPSNGFAKVHYGFILKSENKIAESIPFLRDGLESGDPGTDDGRFYFHLGDALQRMGDDSAYKWYERGHQRGHFASVWQRSLYNVDGLKAQPWWTPKDTGYMDLVKTLERNWRTIRDEALSVIDKSTGLFVPEEENLREKGEWGQFTLWQQGKKAGESCHSVPKTCGLLERYPEATGCKRGQIKFSVMQPGTHVWPHTGPTNCRLRMHLGLVIPKTGCKIRCTNDTRAWEEGKVLIFDDSFEHEVWQDADSYRLIFIVDVWHPELTQYQRQTLSPI
- the LOC120051019 gene encoding aspartyl/asparaginyl beta-hydroxylase-like isoform X3, coding for MEEPICEEAIFAEEIPEVKPTAVVNKNGVKAEAATASGGVASGGGGAASGGVASGGGGAASGFSGTKIFTWFMVLALLGVWSSVAVVWLDLVDYDNVIGKLSVYDADGDGDFDVEDAKVLLGVKERPVSLVQKEAKEESAVEEQTEPIVEEVIQTTEGTEEEEQLPPNPSQEQQALKLPANVISAAVHLPPISDDFVPEESKQFTDRPGSQETREAEAESVPEPEANVESVPDLEAVPQLKDEAVPELKEEPVAVEEETTQEDSEGNAEDQPEDMLKYKAKKKKPKLLNKFEKTIKTEIDAAEKLRKKGKVEEAVRAFDTLVQQYPQSPRCRYGKALAEDDLAEKMRSNDMLQKALSTYKEASELPNATPDLIKATLKKRAERQQFLGRMRGALATLEKLVQIFPEDVALKNDLGVAHLLIGDNKSAKRVYEEVLAIAPSNGFAKVHYGFILKSENKIAESIPFLRDGLESGDPGTDDGRFYFHLGDALQRMGDDSAYKWYERGHQRGHFASVWQRSLYNVDGLKAQPWWTPKDTGYMDLVKTLERNWRTIRDEALSVIDKSTGLFVPEEENLREKGEWGQFTLWQQGKKAGESCHSVPKTCGLLERYPEATGCKRGQIKFSVMQPGTHVWPHTGPTNCRLRMHLGLVIPKTGCKIRCTNDTRAWEEGKVLIFDDSFEHEVWQDADSYRLIFIVDVWHPELTQYQRQTLSPI
- the LOC120051019 gene encoding aspartyl/asparaginyl beta-hydroxylase-like isoform X4 produces the protein MEEPICEEAIFAEEIPEVKPTAVVNKNGVKAEAATASGGVASGGGGAASGGVASGGGGAASGFSGTKIFTWFMVLALLGVWSSVAVVWLDLVDYDNVIGKLSVYDADGDGDFDVEDAKVLLGVKERPVSLVQKEAKEESAVEEQTAVHLPPISDDFVPDDSRDEATQPYEESKQFTDRPGSQETREAEAESVPEPEANVESVPDLEAVPQLKDEAVPELKEEPVAVEEETTQEDSEGNAEDQPEDMLKYKAKKKKPKLLNKFEKTIKTEIDAAEKLRKKGKVEEAVRAFDTLVQQYPQSPRCRYGKALAEDDLAEKMRSNDMLQKALSTYKEASELPNATPDLIKATLKKRAERQQFLGRMRGALATLEKLVQIFPEDVALKNDLGVAHLLIGDNKSAKRVYEEVLAIAPSNGFAKVHYGFILKSENKIAESIPFLRDGLESGDPGTDDGRFYFHLGDALQRMGDDSAYKWYERGHQRGHFASVWQRSLYNVDGLKAQPWWTPKDTGYMDLVKTLERNWRTIRDEALSVIDKSTGLFVPEEENLREKGEWGQFTLWQQGKKAGESCHSVPKTCGLLERYPEATGCKRGQIKFSVMQPGTHVWPHTGPTNCRLRMHLGLVIPKTGCKIRCTNDTRAWEEGKVLIFDDSFEHEVWQDADSYRLIFIVDVWHPELTQYQRQTLSPI
- the LOC120051019 gene encoding aspartyl/asparaginyl beta-hydroxylase-like isoform X2, which gives rise to MAPRKNSRNQSKKEVKPTAVVNKNGVKAEAATASGGVASGGGGAASGGVASGGGGAASGFSGTKIFTWFMVLALLGVWSSVAVVWLDLVDYDNVIGKLSVYDADGDGDFDVEDAKVLLGVKERPVSLVQKEAKEESAVEEQTEPIVEEVIQTTEGTEEEEQLPPNPSQEQQALKLPANVISAAVHLPPISDDFVPDDSRDEATQPYEESKQFTDRPGSQETREAEAESVPEPEANVESVPDLEAVPQLKDEAVPELKEEPVAVEEETTQEDSEGNAEDQPEDMLKYKAKKKKPKLLNKFEKTIKTEIDAAEKLRKKGKVEEAVRAFDTLVQQYPQSPRCRYGKALAEDDLAEKMRSNDMLQKALSTYKEASELPNATPDLIKATLKKRAERQQFLGRMRGALATLEKLVQIFPEDVALKNDLGVAHLLIGDNKSAKRVYEEVLAIAPSNGFAKVHYGFILKSENKIAESIPFLRDGLESGDPGTDDGRFYFHLGDALQRMGDDSAYKWYERGHQRGHFASVWQRSLYNVDGLKAQPWWTPKDTGYMDLVKTLERNWRTIRDEALSVIDKSTGLFVPEEENLREKGEWGQFTLWQQGKKAGESCHSVPKTCGLLERYPEATGCKRGQIKFSVMQPGTHVWPHTGPTNCRLRMHLGLVIPKTGCKIRCTNDTRAWEEGKVLIFDDSFEHEVWQDADSYRLIFIVDVWHPELTQYQRQTLSPI